In the Oncorhynchus tshawytscha isolate Ot180627B linkage group LG17, Otsh_v2.0, whole genome shotgun sequence genome, one interval contains:
- the LOC112217073 gene encoding serine/threonine-protein kinase 38-like encodes MAMTGGTAAALPMSNHTRERVTVAKLTVENFYSTLLTQHEERETRQKKLEKVMDDEGLIDEEKVMRRSQHARKETEFLRLKRTRLGLDDFESLKVIGRGAFGEVRLVQKKDTGHIYAMKILRKADMLEKEQVAHIRAERDILVEADGAWVVKMFYSFQDKRNLYLIMEFLPGGDMMTLLMKKDTLSEEATQFYIAETVLAIDSIHQLGFIHRDIKPDNLLLDSRGHVKLSDFGLCTGLKKAHRTEFYRNLTHNPPSDFSFQNMNSKRKAETWKKNRRQLAYSTVGTPDYIAPEVFLQTGYNKLCDWWSLGVIMYEMLIGYPPFCSETPQETYRKVMNWKETLVFPPEVPISERAKDLILRYCNDAENRVGAVSIEEMKSHAFFEPVDWEHIRERPAAISIEIKSIDDTSNFDEFPESDILQPVSNVTEPDKSKDWVFLNYTYKRFEGLTQRGTIPTYMKAGKA; translated from the exons ATGGCCATGACAGGAGGGACTGCAGCTGCCCTTCCCATGAGCAACCACACCCGGGAGAGGGTGACCGTGGCCAAGCTGACAGTGGAGAACTTCTACAGCACTCTGCTGACACAACACGAGGAGCGAGAGACGAG GCAGAAGAAGCTGGAGAAAGTCATGGATGATGAAGGCTTGATAGATGAAGAG AAGGTAATGCGACGCTCCCAGCACGCCAGGAAGGAGACAGAGTTCCTGCGGCTGAAGAGGACCCGGCTGGGCCTGGATGACTTTGAGTCACTAAAGGTCATTGGTCGAGGTGCCTTTGGAGAG GTCCGCTTGGTGCAGAAAAAAGACACCGGGCACATATATGCCATGAAGATCTTGAGGAAAGCTGACATGTTGGAGAAGGAGCAGGTGGCTCATATTCGGGCAGAAAGGGACATCTTGGTGGAGGCGGACGGGGCCTGGGTGGTTAAGATGTTCTACAGTTTCCAGGATAAGAGGAACCTCTACCTCATCATGGAGTTTCTACCTGGAG GTGACATGATGACCCTGCTGATGAAAAAGGACACCCTGTCTGAAGAGGCTACCCAGTTCTACATAGCTGAGACCGTCCTGGCCATCGACTCTATCCACCAGCTGGGCTTCATCCACAGAGACATCAAACCTGATAACCTGCTTCTGGACTCCAGG GGCCATGTAAAGCTGTCTGATTTTGGTCTGTGTACGGGACTGAAGAAAGCCCACCGTACAGAGTTCTACAGGAACCTCACACACAACCCTCCCAGTGACTTCT CCTTCCAAAACATGAACTCAAAGAGAAAAGCAGAGACATGGAAGAAGAACCGGAGGCAACTG GCCTACTCCACAGTGGGAACACCGGACTACATTGCCCCAGAGGTGTTCCTGCAGACGGGATACAACAAGCTCTGTGACTGGTGGTCTCTGGGGGTCATCATGTATGAGATGCTGATAG GGTACCCCCCATTCTGTTCTGAAACACCCCAGGAGACATATAGGAAGGTGATGAATTGGAAGGAGACCTTGGTCTTCCCCCCCGAAGTGCCCATCTCAGAGCGGGCCAAGGACTTGATTCTCAG GTACTGTAATGACGCTGAGAACCGTGTTGGTGCTGTGAGCATTGAGGAGATGAAGAGTCACGCCTTCTTTGAGCCTGTGGACTGGGAACACATCAG GGAAAGACCAGCCGCCATCTCCATTGAGATCAAGAGCATTGATGACACATCGAACTTTGATGAGTTCCCAGAATCGGACATCCTTCAGCCAG TTTCCAACGTGACAGAACCAGACAAATCGAAGGACTGGGTGTTCCTGAACTACACCTACAAGAGGTTTGAAGGGCTGACTCAGCGAGGCACCATCCCCACATACATGAAGGCAGGGAAGGCCTGA
- the LOC112217075 gene encoding FGFR1 oncogene partner 2 homolog encodes MTCSLENVLSDAKSLVERLRNHDNAAEVLIEQTTSLNKRVEAMKQYQEEIESLNQVARHRPRSSLVMGIQQENRQIRDLQQENKELRTSLEEHQSAIELIMTKYREQVFRLLMASKKDDPAIVTQLKEQHTTEMQAHIDKINEMATVMRKAIEVDEGRLCEDEERIKQLELENSGLRELLGISREAFLVLTREEASDSTSLSALLTSADISLRKS; translated from the exons ATGACGTGTTCATTAGAAAATGTATTGTCAGACGCCAAGTCGCTGGTGGAAAGACTCCGCAACCATGACAATGCAGCGGAGGTACTTATCGAACAGACAACGTCCCTTAACAAGAGGGTGGAGGCCATGAAACAG TATCAGGAGGAGATTGAGTCGCTGAACCAGGTGGCCCGGCATCGGCCCCGTTCCAGTCTCGTCATGGGCATCCAGCAGGAAAACCGGCAGATCCGTGACCTACAGCAGGAAAACAAAG AGTTGAGAACATCCCTGGAGGAACACCAGTCGGCCATAGAGCTCATCATGACTAAATACAGGGAACAGGTCTTCAGACTCCTCATGGCCAGTAAGAAGGACGACCCAGCCATCGTCACCCAATTAAAGGAGCAGCACACCACT GAAATGCAAGCACACATAGACAAGATCAATGAGATGGCTACGGTGATGAGGAAGGCTATCGAAGTGGATGAGGGGAGGTTGTGTGAAGACGAGGAGAGGATTAAGCAACTAGAG CTGGAGAACAGTGGTCTTCGTGAGCTGCTAGGGATCAGTCGAGAGGCCTTCCTAGTTCTGACGAGAGAGGAGGCCTCGGATAGCACATCCCTGTCTGCCCTGTTGACCAGCGCTGACATCAGCCTCCGGAAGAGTTAG
- the LOC112217076 gene encoding mediator of RNA polymerase II transcription subunit 21 gives MADRLTQLQDAVNSLADQFCNAIGVLQQCAPPASFSNIQTAINKDQPSNPTEEYAQLFAALIARTAKDVDVLIDSLPSEESTAALQAASLRQLEEENHDAAARLEEVVYRGDLLLEKIQSALADIAQSQLRTRSGGPNQTTPPES, from the exons ATGGCGGACAGGCTAACGCAACTTCAAGATGCAGTCAATTCT CTTGCTGATCAGTTTTGCAACGCAATCGGGGTGCTGCAGCAGTGTGCGCCGCCAGCTTCGTTCAGCAACATACAGACAGCAATCAACAAGGACCAGCCATCGAACCCCACTGAGG AGTATGCCCAACTATTTGCTGCACTGATTGCCCGGACAGCTAAGGATGTAGATGTGCTGATTGACTCACTGCCTAGTGAGGAGTCCACGGCAGCTCTACAG GCGGCCAGTCTGCGGCAGTTGGAGGAGGAGAATCATGATGCAGCGGCACGTCTCGAAGAGGTGGTATACCGAGGGGACTTGCTACTGGAGAAGATCCAAAGCGCCCTGGCTGATATTGCCCAGTCACAACTTCGTACTCGCAGTGGAGGGCCCAACCAGACCACACCGCCTGAATCATGA